A single genomic interval of Daucus carota subsp. sativus chromosome 1, DH1 v3.0, whole genome shotgun sequence harbors:
- the LOC135151234 gene encoding photosystem II protein D1: protein MTAILERRESESLWGRFCNWITSTENRLYIGWFGVLMIPTLLTATSVFIIAFIAAPPVDIDGIREPVSGSLLYGNNIISGAIIPTSAAIGLHFYPIWEAASVDEWLYNGGPYELIVLHFLLGVACYMGREWELSFRLGMRPWIAVAYSAPVAAATAVFLIYPIGQGSFSDGMPLGISGTFNFMIVFQAEHNILMHPFHMLGVAGVFGGSLFSAMHGSLVTSSLIRETTENESANEGYRFGQEEETYNIVAAHGYFGRLIFQYASFNNSRSLHFFLAAWPVVGIWFTALGISTMAFNLNGFNFNQSVVDSQGRVINTWADIINRANLGMEVMHERNAHNFPLDLAAVEAPSTNG, encoded by the coding sequence ATGACTGCTATTTTAGAGAGACGCGAAAGCGAAAGCCTATGGGGTCGCTTCTGTAACTGGATAACCAGCACCGAAAACCGTCTTTACATTGGATGGTTTGGTGTTTTGATGATCCCTACTTTATTGACCGCAACTTCTGTATTTATTATCGCCTTCATTGCTGCTCCTCCAGTAGATATTGATGGTATTCGTGAACCTGTTTCTGGATCTCTACTTTATGGCAACAATATTATTTCCGGTGCCATTATTCCGACTTCTGCAGCTATAGGTTTGCACTTTTATCCAATCTGGGAAGCGGCTTCTGTTGATGAATGGTTATACAACGGTGGTCCTTATGAATTAATCGTTCTACACTTTTTACTTGGTGTAGCTTGTTACATGGGTCGTGAGTGGGAGCTTAGTTTCCGTCTAGGTATGCGACCTTGGATTGCTGTTGCATATTCAGCTCCTGTTGCAGCTGCTACTGCTGTTTTCTTGATCTACCCAATCGGTCAaggaagcttttctgatggtaTGCCTCTAGGAATCTCTGGTACTTTCAACTTCATGATTGTATTCCAGGCTGAGCACAACATCCTTATGCACCCATTTCACATGTTAGGCGTAGCTGGTGTATTCGGCGGTTCCCTATTTAGTGCTATGCATGGTTCTTTGGTAACCTCTAGTTTGATCAGGGAAACCACAGAAAATGAATCTGCTAATGAAGGTTACAGGTTCGGGCAAGAAGAAGAAACTTATAATATCGTAGCCGCTCATGGTTATTTTGGCCGATTAATCTTCCAATATGCTAGTTTCAACAACTCTCGTTCTTTACACTTCTTCCTAGCTGCTTGGCCTGTAGTAGGTATCTGGTTTACTGCTTTAGGTATCAGCACTATGGCTTTCAACCTAAATGGTTTCAATTTCAACCAATCTGTAGTTGATAGTCAAGGCCGTGTAATTAATACTTGGGCTGATATCATTAACCGCGCTAACCTTGGTATGGAAGTTATGCACGAACGTAATGCTCATAACTTCCCTCTAGACTTAGCTGCTGTTGAAGCTCCATCTACAAATGGGTAA